TTAACCAAACACCTTTTGTTAACTATATAGCCGAGGTGCAAAAAGGCACCCTGGAGGGCGGTAGCCTGGAATCGCAATCGGGCAGATACTTCAAAAATAGCTATACAGCACTGGTTTTTAGGGGCCAGCTACAGTTTGGCGAGTTTTTAAACTACTCACGTAGTGGGGTTATGAATGTATTAAAAAACGTTTACCTGTCATCGGGTTTTGGCTATGTGGTAAACGATATGACCTCGATAAACCGTAAATCTAAAATACTGCAAAACTACACCACCCCCGGCGAAGATAAAAGCAACGAGCTTTTCATACCTGCCCGTATAGGCTATGAGATAAAGGTTTACAACAAATACGACCAGCCCTCATTCAAAATTGATATTGCCTACCAACATAATTTTGACCTTACCGACAACCTTGACGGCTTTAACACAGGTAAAGACAACGACAGGTTCTCGCAAATAAGCATTGGTTTTAAAGTGGCTTTGGGCGGGGTTACCTCCTATCGTAAATCGCTGCATAATTAGCTATAACGGGCGTTTTGTTTGATTTTTGGCAGGGTTTTTAATGTATATTTATATATAAATTAAATTACCTATGACACCTGATAAAAACTCCGATTTTGTAACTGATCCCGAAGACAGGAACAACCCGCTAAACGATGCAGAAGATAGTGAAGACCTTAACTACGATGAAACTATCAATAGCTATGAGTATGATATAAAGGGAGATAACCCCGATTACGACCACCCCGACCCATACGATACTACCGTTAAAAACGGCGAGGATATGAACTCTACCTACGACGAAGCCAACCCTTATGATACCAATGGTGAGTATGAAGCCGACCGGTCATTAGAAACAGATGTTGATACGCTGGGTATGCATATAGATAGCGGTAAAATTGTAGAAACTAACCCCCGGGATGCCGCTTTGGCACACACCCCCGAGGACGACCGCGATGACCTGGACGAGGAGGGTTATCCTAAAAATGATACACCATAATAATTTTAATCTTAAGTACCCAAATAATAAAAGGGGCCGTCTCAAAAAGATGGCCCCTTTTATTTGTATGCGGCTTTTTCTATTCCATACCCTTAGTTAAAGCATTCCACTCTTTTCGTTGTCTTGCGGTTTTTTTTCGTTTTTTTTCGTTTTAATTCGCTTCCTATGGTTCACTAATATAACATTATCCGGCATATAAACAAGCATTAATAATGTAATTTGGATGCGGGTGATTTTTGGTGGAAAGTTGCCGGTGTCGTTTTTAAAACTTTCGCGAGGCTTTCTGGTCCTTAATCAAACTCCAAATTAAACCTATTCTTCAATTCTAAAAGTTGCGGATTTTTGGCGGCCATTGCCTGGAATTTTTCGGCGGCGGTATAGGGTTTGCGCACGGCCGATTGCTCATCAACCCGGGCGTTAACATCAATATTGAAATTTTTAAGGCTGCTGCGTAAAAAGTTAAGCAGGTAAGGCCGCTCGTCCCTAAACGACATCTCCTGCACTTTGTTAGATACCACAATTTCGTACAGCTCGGGTTTTAGCTGCACCGGGGCGTTTAGCGTAAAAATGGTAAACAGTGTCATGGGCTTGCCATCGGCCTTTATCTTAGCCGCGTAGTTGCTCCACATCTGCAAAAACTCATCATGTGTAAAGGGCTCTTTATCATCGCCTTTTAAATATGGGTCGTCCTCTTCGGCCGCTGCCTCTTCGGCCTGCTTGCCCATATCTTTTAAGGATGGTATACGCACCGATGTTGTCGAAACATGCAAATTAGGTATGAACGCGGGCTTAGGCTTATCTGCCGTAGGCGCGTCCTTTATTTCGGGTGCCGGGAGTTTTACAACTGGTGTTGGCTCTGTTCGGTTATAGGTAATGGGGTTATCCCTTACTATAGGCACTTCGTCCTGTACAACAGGTGCTACGGGCGGCGGACTTGCTACTGTATCAGGTTTTTTTTTTAGCTCCCCGTTTGAGGCAGCTTCGGTTGCGGGCAGTGCCGATAGGTTAAATACGGCTTGCAAATGCGCCATTTTTAACAAAGCCAGCTCAACCTGCAAGCGTTGGTTTTTGCTTTGTTTATAGCTGATATCGCACTGGTTGGCAATATTCATGGCCGATAGCAGGAACGATACCGACGCCGCCTGCGATTGCTGCAGATAGCGTGCTTTTATGGTTTCGCTCACCTCTAACAGTTTTATAGTGCTGCTATCCTTCCCAACCAGCAGGTTGCGAAAATGCTCGGACAGGCCCGATATAAAATGTGCCCCATCAAAGCCCTTGGCTAATATTTCATCAAACAAAAGCAAGGTAGCGGCGCTATCCTGGCCTAACAGTTTATCGGTAACGTTAAAGTAATAGTCGTAATCAAGTATGTTAAGGTTATCAATTACCGAGCGGTAGGTAACATTACCCCCTGAGAAGCTAACGATCTGGTCGAACATGGATAGTGCATCCCTTAGCCCCCCATCTGCCTTTTGGGCGATGATGTGCAAGCCGTCGTTCTCGTAAGTGATGCTTTCCTTTTGGGCTATGCCTGCCAGGTGGCCGGCCATATCCTCAACCCTTATGCGGTTAAAATCAAATATCTGGCAGCGCGATAGTATGGTAGGCAGTATTTTATGCTTCTCGGTAGTGGCCAGTATAAATATGGCGTAGTTAGGTGGTTCTTCAAGCGTTTTTAAAAAAGCGTTAAAAGCCGCCTGTGATAACATGTGCACCTCATCAATTATATAAACCTTGTAGCGGGCAGCTTGCGGCGGTATGCGCACCTGCTCTATCAGGCTGCGTATATCATCAACCGAGTTGTTTGATGCGGCATCCAGTTCGTGTACGTTAAACGAGTTTCCGTTTTGAAAAGCGCGGCAGCTGTCGCATGTTCCGCAGGCTTCGCCATTGGGCTGCAAATTGGTGCAGTTAATGGTTTTAGCCAGTATGCGCGCGCAGGTAGTTTTACCCACGCCACGCGGTCCGCAGAATAAAAATGCCTGCGCCAGCTGATTATTCTTAATAGCGTTTTTAAGCGTGTTGGTTATATGTTGCTGACCAACAACAGTTTCAAAAGTAGCCGGGCGGTATTTGCGTGCCGAAACAATAAAATTATCCACAGCTACTAAGTTAGCAACATTTGTTTTAAGTTAAAACCTCAAAAAAAGTATTGTGCATAAATAGGCAACCTGGCCCTTTTAGTTCAGCTCATCATCGGGCAGGTGGTCGTCGTCCTCTTCCTCCGGCTCGCCCATGTCGTCCTCTATTTGTATTTCGTGTTTATCCGTCTCAAATTCCATCTCGTCGTCAAAATCCTCGTCCTCTTCATCGTCCCAATCACCTTCAACATCAACGTCATATTCGCGCGGGGATTGCATGATTAAGGTGTTTATATCTGCATTGGTATTATTTGCTGTTTGATTAGTAATGAACATAAGACTGTATATATACTTATATGACGTTTATTTAGATGATCTGTTTTATAACAGATCAATTGCGGTTATTTCTTTCACTTGATAATACCCTTTAGCAGTGGGCAGGTAAACTTCAATATCCTGCCATGATATTTTAAGCTTTTTACCTGCAAATTTTATTGTTGATCCTGTAAACTGCTCCGAACCCGGAAACTGTCTTAACCATAAAAACGATTTTTCACTGCCTGCATTATCAGTAATAACTATATAATTAAAGCCCTTTACATCAACACGTTTAAAAGTACCGGTAGTTGCCTGCACTGCTATCTGATCTTTTTTATTTGCCATTTTAACAGCCAATTTTAAAAAGCCCTCGCATTTTTGTTTCAGTAAGTTCCGGCCAATATCTGTTCCCATTTTATTCATTGCAACGTTATCGCTTAATTCCACTCCTCGTTCTGCAGCTAAATCTACTGCCAGATCTGCCTGCGCCATAAAACAATCCATAAAAGCCTTATTTGCTTCTTCGCTGTTGGTAATTTTCGATAAATCCAGTTTGTTTATACAATCACATAAATTGTCTGTTATTTTCTTTTCTACAGGTCCTACAACTGTCTGT
This portion of the Inquilinus sp. KBS0705 genome encodes:
- a CDS encoding DNA polymerase III subunit gamma/tau, which produces MDNFIVSARKYRPATFETVVGQQHITNTLKNAIKNNQLAQAFLFCGPRGVGKTTCARILAKTINCTNLQPNGEACGTCDSCRAFQNGNSFNVHELDAASNNSVDDIRSLIEQVRIPPQAARYKVYIIDEVHMLSQAAFNAFLKTLEEPPNYAIFILATTEKHKILPTILSRCQIFDFNRIRVEDMAGHLAGIAQKESITYENDGLHIIAQKADGGLRDALSMFDQIVSFSGGNVTYRSVIDNLNILDYDYYFNVTDKLLGQDSAATLLLFDEILAKGFDGAHFISGLSEHFRNLLVGKDSSTIKLLEVSETIKARYLQQSQAASVSFLLSAMNIANQCDISYKQSKNQRLQVELALLKMAHLQAVFNLSALPATEAASNGELKKKPDTVASPPPVAPVVQDEVPIVRDNPITYNRTEPTPVVKLPAPEIKDAPTADKPKPAFIPNLHVSTTSVRIPSLKDMGKQAEEAAAEEDDPYLKGDDKEPFTHDEFLQMWSNYAAKIKADGKPMTLFTIFTLNAPVQLKPELYEIVVSNKVQEMSFRDERPYLLNFLRSSLKNFNIDVNARVDEQSAVRKPYTAAEKFQAMAAKNPQLLELKNRFNLEFD